The window ACAAGTCATCGATTACGTCGTCATTCATGAACTGTGTCATATTCTTCATATGAATCACGACCGTTCATTTTGGCGTAAAGTTGGAATGTTTGATCCTAACTATAAACAACATCAAGCCTATCTTGAAAAATTTGGTGGCGTCATGACGGTATAACACAAAAAGCACTTCAGATTCATCTAAAGTGCTTTTTTGCTAATTAAAATAAAAAACATCATCTCAAACTGAATGATGTTTAATTATCGATTAAAAAATGGCGCGCCTGGCAGGAGTCGAACCCACAACCCTCTGATCCGAAGTCAGATGCTCTATCCAATTGAGCTACAAGCGCATAAATCAACACTGACAATCTAACTTTTCTTTGTGGACTATCTGATATGATTATTATAGACCTATATGACCATTTAGTCAATCAATTTTTACCAATTTAAAATGATAGTTCGACTGCTTATTTATCTAGAACTGTTTTTAACATTTTCTCTCAATCATTAAAAAGCAGTTCTAGATCGGTTTGAATAAATTTTTAGATTGCTTAACAGTTTTAATCTTCATTAAACTCTGATCATTTTTTCTTTAACTGTGTTTGATAAACAATTTGACAGCCTAGTTTTCTTGGAATGAATCGATTTAAAATCAATAACATTCGATTGAAATAGCCTGGTATAATCAATGTCTTTTTCTTCATTAACTGAGAGTATGCATACTCAGCGACTTCATGTGCAGTTGGAGGAGCAACTAAAGATTTTGCAACCTTAATCTCTGCCTTTTGTTGAAATTCCGTATCAACTGGTCCCGGACAAAGAACACTGACAACCACCTTTGATTTCTTAACCTCAAGTTCTTTCGCAATAGCCTCTGTTAACTGTAACACGTATCCTTTTGTAGCATAGTAAGTCGCCATTAATGGACCTGATTGAAAAGCAGCTGTTGAGGCGACATTTAATATGTATCCTTTATTATTTTTAACAAAATCTTTTAAGAATAGTTTTGTTAAGCAATGAACCGTTTTAATATTTAAATCAATCATGTTCAATTCGTTCTCTAGTTCAAGATTTAAAAACTCACCATATAATCCATATCCTGCGTTATTAATTAAACCAATCACGTTGTAAGCCTGACATTGTTCATAAAGTGAGTAAAGACTTTTAAAATCAGAAAGATCCACTGGTATTGTCACTACCTCACAGTTATACTGCTGTTTAATATCTTCTTTAATTTGATTCAGGCGTTCAGCTCGTCTAGCCACCATGA of the Turicibacter sp. TJ11 genome contains:
- a CDS encoding SDR family oxidoreductase, whose translation is MSYFVVTGASSGIGEAMCYVLAEHGYDLIMVARRAERLNQIKEDIKQQYNCEVVTIPVDLSDFKSLYSLYEQCQAYNVIGLINNAGYGLYGEFLNLELENELNMIDLNIKTVHCLTKLFLKDFVKNNKGYILNVASTAAFQSGPLMATYYATKGYVLQLTEAIAKELEVKKSKVVVSVLCPGPVDTEFQQKAEIKVAKSLVAPPTAHEVAEYAYSQLMKKKTLIIPGYFNRMLLILNRFIPRKLGCQIVYQTQLKKK